Part of the Chloroflexota bacterium genome, CGCCCACGGGACGCGCAGACGTCCGCCGAGCGGGCCCTCGTATACGACTATCTCCAGGGGCGGGAGGCTGTGGAGGCCCAACGATGGGATGAGGCAGCTCGATACCTGGAGCCGATCTACGAACGCTCGCCCGATTTCATGGCCGGGGCGGTCGTCCCGCTGCTCTACCGCGTCTACCTGGAGCAGGGCAAGCAGTACGAGGCCCGCGGGGAATATCCCCAGGCCCTGGAGCGATACCGCCTGGCCAGCATGTTGCCCATAGCGGATACCAGCGAGGCGCGCCAGCGCATGAACGCGATCGCGCCGCTGGCCACTCCCAGCCCCACGCCCACGCCGACGCCGGAGCCGACGCCGACGCCGACACCCACGCCGACGCCGCTGCCGCTCAGCGCCTATCGCGGCTGGATCGCCTTTAAGACGGATCGCGATGGCGGCGTCAGCATCTACGTGATGCGTCCGGACGGCAGCGACCAGCGTCCGGTATCCGATCCGGAGACGTACGAGAAACTGGAGGAGCGGGAGGCGTACTCCCCGGACGGCACGCGACGCGTCTACAACGAGGGCGATTCGCACTCGACTCCCCTCTACATCTGGCGCTACGATGTGCCGCCGACATGGGAGCGCCGCCGACAGCTCCTGGACAACAGCTCGATCAACTACCAACCCGCCTGGTCGCCACAGGGGAATCTGATCGCCTTCGTATCCCAGGTGACCGGCAATGATGAGATCTGGGTGATCAGCGCAGATGAGCGGGAGGAGCACCCGACTCCCAAGCAGTTGACCTTTAACACCTGGGAGTGGGACAAGCATCCCACCTGGTCACCCGACAGTCAGTATATCGCCTTCTGGTCCAACCGGGAGACCGGACGGCGACAGATCTGGGTGATGCGAGCCGATGGCAGCAACCAGGTGAACATCAGTCGAAACGAGTACAACGACTGGGACCCGGTGTGGATCAAATAATCTGAAGGAGGAGTCCGCCATGGCACTGTTCTCTCGTCGCGATGGACATACACGAGATACGCATGCAACCCGGCCGGCCAGTCCGGCCATCGCCCAGAAGCCGTCTTCTACGGAAGGGGGCAGGGCCACACCGGTTGCCCCACCGCCGTTGCCGCCGGCTTACCTGGATGTGAAACGGCGCGTGCAGCAACGCTTGATCGATGAGGTCAACCCCAATACCGATCTGTCCAACGCCGAAGAGGCGCGGCAGATCATCGAACCGATCTATTCAGAGGCGTTGGTGGAAGCCAACCTGGTGCTGAACCGCAGCGAGCGTCAACGCCTCTTCGAGATGATTCTGGCGGAGATCCTGGGATACGGGCCGATCCAACCGCTCCTCGAGGACGACAGCATCACGGAGATCATGGTAAACGGCCCGAAGCACATTTATGTCGAGCGCAACGGCAAGATCCACAAGGTCCCCATCACGTTCGAGAACGACGATCACGTGCTGCGGATCATCGAGCGCATCGTCGCCCCCCTGGGGCGACGCATCGATGAGAGCTCCCCTATGGTGGACGGGCGACTGCCCGACGGCTCCCGCGTGAACGCCGTGATCCCGCCCATCTCCCTAGTGGGCCCGTGTCTCACCATTCGGAAGTTCGCCAAGATCCCCTTCACCATCGACGATCTGATCCGCAACGGGACCCTGACCGCGGAGGCGGCCAAGTTCCTGGAGGCCGCCGTCCGGGCCAAGCTCAACATCATCGTCTCCGGCGGCACCGGCTCCGGTAAGACGACCCTGCTGAACGTGCTCTCCGCCTTCATCCCCAACGACGAGCGCATCATCACCATCGAGGACTCCGCCGAGCTGCAGCTGAAACAGGAACACGTGGTAC contains:
- a CDS encoding CpaF family protein, translating into MALFSRRDGHTRDTHATRPASPAIAQKPSSTEGGRATPVAPPPLPPAYLDVKRRVQQRLIDEVNPNTDLSNAEEARQIIEPIYSEALVEANLVLNRSERQRLFEMILAEILGYGPIQPLLEDDSITEIMVNGPKHIYVERNGKIHKVPITFENDDHVLRIIERIVAPLGRRIDESSPMVDGRLPDGSRVNAVIPPISLVGPCLTIRKFAKIPFTIDDLIRNGTLTAEAAKFLEAAVRAKLNIIVSGGTGSGKTTLLNVLSAFIPNDERIITIEDSAELQLKQEHVVRLEARPPNIEGRGQVTIRDLVVNALRMRPDRIVVGEVRAGEALDMLQAMNTGHDGSLTTAHSNSPRDTLSRIETMVMMAGMELPLKAIRQQIASAIDLIVHAERLRDGSRRVVRISEVLGMEGEMILMQDIFEFVEEGMDGDRIIGQLQPVGLRPKVMEKIERAHIQLDPEIFGVDPRYVRR
- a CDS encoding tetratricopeptide repeat protein, which codes for MTTYAIGQPIRPELDEDYQKALQHLQSGQWSQAIQILKKLQERYPQHRELQDLLEHAQLKAKLEQEHPTPKRFLIPPWLQSWWRRGAVAILALIAVLITVQVYTRVIVPMQAQQAQVVEYTRLLEEGQQALAIGAYERAADIFRRLLEEVPDSVPAREGLAIAEERLALRDQYQAAVALQEEGKVEEALQAFRELQQKSPGYADVPQRIKALERQLEVQRYYEEATRAYQEGRWEEAVAAYEAVRNLDVDFRQEEVTERLFESYRHLAQALLSQPDESGENARQALELLSKALSLRPRDAQTSAERALVYDYLQGREAVEAQRWDEAARYLEPIYERSPDFMAGAVVPLLYRVYLEQGKQYEARGEYPQALERYRLASMLPIADTSEARQRMNAIAPLATPSPTPTPTPEPTPTPTPTPTPLPLSAYRGWIAFKTDRDGGVSIYVMRPDGSDQRPVSDPETYEKLEEREAYSPDGTRRVYNEGDSHSTPLYIWRYDVPPTWERRRQLLDNSSINYQPAWSPQGNLIAFVSQVTGNDEIWVISADEREEHPTPKQLTFNTWEWDKHPTWSPDSQYIAFWSNRETGRRQIWVMRADGSNQVNISRNEYNDWDPVWIK